The Parambassis ranga chromosome 13, fParRan2.1, whole genome shotgun sequence genome contains the following window.
TGCTTCCCCTCTGACAGGCAACGTTCTtcatcagcagtgtgtgtctgtcatcagtttgatccacacacacatttaatttatGGATACAATGACGAGGGATCAACACACTCGCACACTGAAACAGCTGGAACACTGTAAAAATGCCactaaaaataacagaaattcCCAAATAAATCATTCAAGTTTAAATTATAGCAGTTTGTGTTTATTAGCATGTTGTTTTGTAACATGAATCTCAACGACAGCACACGTTAACATGAAGTTCAACCGTGGCAGCGGTGTCTTCCTGCAGGCCTCAGTGTGCCGAGGACTTGCTGCAGGGTTTTACTGCTTCTCTGCAGGAGTCAGAGAACAGCACAGCAGAAAGATGTGATTTTTGTATGTTGCAGCGTCTTAAAGACGACTTGAGGAAACTAAAACAGCCTCATTTCATCCAGCTGTAATGATTCAACATGGACAGAGTGGAAACCCACAGACTGCAGTTGCGACAtatcagctctgctgtttctACATTTTCGCCTCCATCTTTTAATCTGATCAATGTTCTGATCAATGTTCCGACCGCACACATCCTGCagcaacatgaagctgctgtttattaatATGTTGGGGggggtgttttgtgtgttttgtgataGATGTATATAAAGTCAACAGTTTCTGGCTTCACCTGCTGTGattcagagagaaacagaaagaacacacactgtgctgggTTTGTTCCAGCTCACAGAGGCAGACTGTGCATCATGTCTCTGAGCTTGGAGGgccacagcagagcagaaatcCAACAACTATCACAGAGTCTGATCAGACGATTGGACATTAACCCTGCTGTCacatcagacctgctgttcctTCTGTCCAGCAGGTCAgcagggggactccttccttgtgtatcttggggagtccatacagggaGTCCATGCACTGTAGTACACCTCCTCGGCCACAAGAGGTCCTGCAAAGAGTACAagaggaggaacacacacacagcggttcTCTGCATATCTTCTGTTTGtactgtttctttttgttgtggTGTGCCGCTCTCAGGTGGCTCCTGGTTACATTTAAGAACAGATCAGGCTTCGGTTCTGTTCCTGACACTGAGGCTGCTTTCACACCTGCAGGCTTCGGTCCATCAGACTCTGCTGTGACGATCACACTCAGAGCAAAACACCCAGACTGGATCTGAGTCATCTGGGaaactctgctgcagctttacagACTCATCAAGTGGCTGGGAGGTGTGAAAGCAGCCCAGAGTGCCGGCGGGCAGACTGACCTGTACGTTGGATCCAAGCCTGTGATGTGCAGTGAGACCCCTGTGGTTTAAGTCTGAACACTGCGCCTTTAATCACACAGATCTGTCTTGTCTCCTTCAGGTGTCTCGTGGGTTGTGAGTCCTAAACATCAGGTATttggcccacacacacactccctgcccTCCGAAGCCACCCCACACAGAAGCAGCCGGAACATAACCCGAGGAGGTGCAGCCCACCTGCTGATATGCAAACGCCTCCACGCCGCCGGGCGGACATGTTGGATGCAGGTCAGTGGAGGTGTGAATCCTGGGATCGGGCTGGgagctcctcctctctcctggaGGATGCCTCGTGTCAGGCGGTCTGCCGGCGCTCTGGCTTTCTGCTCTGGGAACTTTCTGATCATGGATCACTCTGGATTCATGACACCTGTCTGTTCTCTGGTCGGTGGGTGGCACTGCTCTTCTCTTCCCCAGCATACAGTCATATGCCAAAGGATTACAACAGTATTATGACAGCATTATTAACAAAGTCGGGAGAACACGCAGACTTCCGAAAGCACACCTCCATGTTGGGCCTTGGATTAAAAATACAAGCACACTGTCCAAGTCTTGTCTGATAACAAACTTCTCTGGCACTTTAATCATATGTtgtatccctctctctctctcacacacacacagatgaacagtGTATTCTGCGGTACTAACAGCCATATGGCTGTGGAAGACTTAGATCATGTtgaaacaatgtgtgtgtttgcgtccATGGTGGGTCGGTTCTCTCAGTGTCGGAgtattaaagaaaaataaacttgGTGTCCTGAGGGCGGAGCCTCGACCAGAGACTCCCAGCACTCGTGTGAGCAGCTCTGCATTCAGTGGTGAAGACGGTCAAATGTGTTGTGACACTGGAGAGCGGCCGTGCACGTGAACACTGGTGACCCTGACCCTCAGTGTTCCCTGATCGCTGGTGCTGGATGCTGAAGTGTTTCCAGCAGGACTCACGCTGCCCCCCCCTTGCTGTTtgacagtgtctgtgtttgtatgtgacatACACCTTACAGTCTTCGATGGTTTGATACCCATGATTTACTTTGAATATAACGGAACGAccacaataagaaaaaaaacacaacaatgtgcAAAATGGGGATTTTATGCTTTCATAGATACAATTATGTGGAtttataaagaaataaaaaggtaTTTTTCTTGGAAAAAACACTGATGATGTGTTATTGATCTCCAGGTTAACCAGTGATATAAAGAAGTGTTTAGTTTCTAATTCAGTCTTTAACATGACTGTACAGACACGctgtgtgtagcagcagcagcttctttaCAAAATGTGGAGTCAAAGTCggtcttaagctggatccatactccagagaacagagaactcacTGTTGACGTtatgcccacaaaatgacgccatttttctctcggagcgcctgttctgcagctctctcggacacatggcccgggcagaactttttctctcaaggctgtgcgtcaaccattctgtgattggtcggaatttattgtggacgtgatgaatgtggagaagccaagagcttcttcagatgcagaacacacagacagaaggaggaagcacagcgacgatggacagtttagataagcagctgcaaacagctgctggaaggagaaacacggcgcacagaggagagtctgtccacaaggtggcgataaaaactaatcctgGTATTGATCATggtgttacagtggctcgatgcacattaaacactgagagacaggatgtattattgcagacagtcatccacacgttcacagagttaaactcacagaccagaggtctgctacagtcagctgcactgatcttctatctattgtcagctgtgcgccctcttccctgaacattatcagctcgttaggccaggtaaccatgactgtgctcacaatttacaatacaactaCATTGTcaactttttgtgtgtgacgtgcgctgcgtaggaggccgtatgaggagatctgcacacacacgtctcgcggagtatggtactttttttttactcttaccacccgtggagcgagttctctgttctctgttctcgtggagtatggaacaagcttaaaacatgatgtgtgtgtttggagcagTGAAGGTGGAGCAGAGTCTTTGACTGTAGCGATAAGTCAGTTCACTGATATCTGGATCTGCTCTACCAACTAAATTCATCCATGACGGTTCAGCCCAGAGCgtgtgtgctgcagcctgaCCATGCAGGATCCATGTGAACACAAGTACCATCAAACATCCTGAATGATGGGAGGACAGTGAGACAATAGACCAGCTGTAGTAAAGACACATGACTGATCTTTAGTATCACACAGGTCATTGATTTAATATGTTGATCAATAGAACAGCAGCTTACAgagtgtgctgctgcagagactgaTCCTGACTCTGGTTAATAACAGACTCATCAGCACTGGAGTTACGATAGTATCTGAAAAGTAAGTAAAAGATTGAAACACAACAGAAGAGCTGACAAATCCCTCTGACAGGTCTGGACCAGAGTCTGTCCCACTCAGATCTCACACTCAGCACAGATCTCTCCCACTCAGACCTCCTCTCATAAcacctctgtcctccctgtgagATAACTTGTATTTTGTCCAGCAGCTCTTGGACCTGTCCCCTGCCTCCCATCTGTCTGTTGTTCAACACGTGGTACTGACCGCTGCACtgtctcagcagctcctgcaggttGGCGTCCTCTCTGATGAACTGCTCCATGTCGGTGTCCTCCAGTCGGTCTCCAGGTGAACAGCagcatggtgtgttcagagacGTCAGGACTCAGCATCTTCTTCAGAGTCTGCAGCCCTCTCTGCTCCTGTTGGGTCAGCCGGCCCAGCTGCAGGGTTAGGAGGAGGACGTGAGGACCTGGAGAGCTCAGCTGGAGGGCTTCCAGCAGCTCAGCTTCCACCTGCTCTGCAGGCAGCTGAGTGCTGCAGAGTCCTTAACATGGAACAACATGGAGGACGCTCTTTGAGGTTTGTGTCAGTAACATGTTGAACAAAGACCTGATCCAGGTTTTCATTTGGTCTGTGAGATTTATTCAGATGTTACAAAGATGAAGCACAGAGGACACCTGCAGGACACTTTCTGTCTTTAACCCTTCACCAACACAGACATGTCACTGCAAAAGAAACAGATGCTCTGATTTAATCAGCAAGAACTTTACATTAATAATCTGTCTgctgcaaaacacacaatacatgATGTAATCATCTTCATAAGCAATGATCAGTGACATGAAACATGTTTCTGATCAGTAAAATCATTGTTAAAGAAATGAAAAGTCTTCAAATCAAAGTCAGTGTGATTatcttctttctctgtgttaCTGTGGCTTTactgagctgcagcttcactCAGTCTCACTGAATTACACAGCGTTTTTCTTTCACTGCCACAACTAGTGCTCCAATTGCTGCTCCAACTGCTGCTCCAAGTGGACCTCCTACCATTCCAATAGCAGCTCCAATAGCAGCTCCATCTCGCATAAGGCTGTTGTGTCTCTCCGCCAGTCTTCTTGCTTCTTCAGCATCCATGTTTTGATTTTCTCTCAGGAGTCGTTCCTTCTCTTCTTGTATGACTCTCTCAGCCTCTTGGAACATTTCATTGGTGTAACAGCTTCCTCCATTTCTCTCAATCATTTCATTGATcttcttcagcagctctctgaccTGAGAGGGatcttttttgtttctgttgttgaagATATGATACCCTCCATGACACTGCTTGACAAAGTCACAGAGATCTTTATTCTGACCAATGAATGCTTCTATGGTCACTCCTTCTTCTTCCAAATCGTCTCCATGGGTGAACAAGACCATCATGTAATCTGCTGATTTTTCTCCAAACATCTTCTGGAGGattttcactgtttgtttttcttcttctgtgaatCTGCTCGGTTGGAGCACCACCAGCATCACATGAGGACCAGGAGCACATAAACAGATGGATCTAATGATCTCTTGTTTCACCGTCTCTTCAGGTGTCTCGGTATCAAACAGACCTGGAGTATCAATGACAGCCAGCTTTTGACCTTCAAACTCTCCTGTTTCCTTCTGACACTCTGCtgtcacagaggaagaagacagtGTAGACTTAAAGACTTTTCCCCTTAGGATGATGTTTCCTGTTGTACTCTTTCCAACTCCAGTTTTCCCAACCAGAACAATCCTGAGGTCTGGTTTCCCTGTTGGAGAATGTAATGACACTGTAAGTATCTTGATCATGACATTAAgattaaaaaacatttcaccATTCATTGTCGTATTCACGATGAGTCTTTAAAGTCAAACTGAGCAGAcggacagcagctgcagaatcaggctgctgctgtgtaacAAGACTGTGAACTGGGATCTGTTTcattaaagacagaaaacaaagaagaaacttCGTTCATCAGAACTTGATGATGGACTCATCCCGCATATGTTTGAGTCACTCAGTCGCCCGTTGAAACTTGTATAAATGTGTTTCGTTTGTTTTTAAGCTGGATGAAGTAACTTTTGCTTTTGTGATTCTCTGTGAGGTCtctgtgagtacttttactctCAGAAATGTAACTTCAGGTCTGAGTGGGTTCCACTGCACTTTTAAAACTTGAACATAAGACACAGATGGCAGCATGAAGCTTATTATGCTAAATGTTAAGTCATCATTATTAAAATAAGTCAGGTAAATACAACTGTACATTGGTCACAAAACCACTGTTCAGTAGAGCCCCACACTGTACGTTatgtttaacatggaggtctgtgaggccCCAGCCCCAGAGGTCAGAGGGgcaactgcagtttttgatgcATCCACCCGGGCTTCATTTCAGCTCCACCTGATGCACCAACATCGTATTGAACAAAAAACCACCTcagtttatgttgttttattatgtAAATCACACTCCATAAAGAAATAATCAGGATCATAATTCTTTGTAAAATGATTTCTCTGCTTGATTTCCTCACAAcattgcataataataataataataataattaaagctgcaagcagcgatgacgggccctcgcagcccttgcggtccgcgggaccagcagccgccgcctcccctatcggcCCACGACCACTCttccagctgtaccggcacgagctgtggtctgcagggcagaagagtacagcaaaactgcaaagttttttcaaaatggcggacttcctgtgcgttttagaggatacctccaagagactttttttcttgtctagaggcgATACgtatgcgtaccaattttcgtgtctgtaggtcaaacagggaagcagatctcattccagggggcgctgctgagccatgtggccacgcccgcaTATGACGATggggtgatatgaaaaggtgtgcaggggctgatgtcatgatagagaaagaggcaggtaggatgaacaaatcaagaaacacagcagctttctctatggtggcgaagggtcacctttgtggcgatgccccgctCACACGGTGTAGggcttcacctccacctcagagacaaaggacactcctttgaggacaacaatgttcacattttagacagagaggaaatgtgGTTTgagagtcaaggaagcatctatgttaccgcttccggcgcggcctcgcggtagcagccagccagagaagctccgcacaccgcgggtgtattaagttgttttttatactctgtacttaactgcatttaatgtgacttgatacctctggcacaagaatttccttcgggattaataaagttttatcttatcttatcttatcttatcttatcttatcttatcttaagctggaaaaaccttcccatAACAGAGGTGgcggcctcagacatcatctttctgccacatacaatgcagtgattccatccattcccaggaagtttgcacatactcacagcaagaacaaagggctgtcaaccagtccccctccggcagtttcgtagttgttagccagtcgttagacacacctggcccagtcagccagaacatcacaggtaattatggaaacatttagtgctattgtttaggTTTAGGTTTTActcagacccacccactgaggtggGCAACTGAGCTCAAGGATTgattttgaagacgtttcgtcccccaagtggcttcttcagttctgctactattccagttttatgtgttcaggacctctgtgggtggatcttgcaggaactcacatgactaagatccctatagttggttaatggtcagttaacgaccagaaactgtgtctgggccatgtgcaggactagttgacggcccatcgtttgagtttgaatgtgagtgaagtctgcaACACCGGGCCTCCTGCAGGTCGGTGTGTGGCCATTGCAGGCGGTCAAACATTCCTAGAAGGTCTTGATCCCTCAGTCTGTGGGACCTTGCAGCATGCAAGGGCTTCTTGTACGAGAGTGCTGTATGGTCACTGCTGAGCAGTTTTCTTGTCATGGTGCAGTGGCAGGGGTTTGGctccttcctcctgtcctctgcaggatGTACTGGGCTACCTGCAGTGGCTTTTTGAGGCTGGCCAGGCAACTCTTTGTCTGCCACAGTGGGAAGCACAAGGGGTGCTCTGTCCAAGCAGCAGCTTTCCCACTTGGATTGTGGAGGACATTGAACAGGCTTACTCCAaagtctgtatttatttaatgaaaCAAATGCAATTgaaattgaaagaaaaaaaaatagtactGACAATGCGCTTTCTTATTGCACTATTAAacagtcatttttaacattttacttATATTTTGCAAGAATATTCTCCATTTTAAACCACTGATTTGTGGTAGACTGGATCTGAAAAAGGGGCGGCCATCCCATCTTGTGTCCTcgacattttttacattaatgaAGCTTGAACCTTTTGTTCAGGGATTCCTGGAGACTTCTGACCAGGCCGTTCAGGAAACAGACTTAAGGCTTCAGCTTCTCAAGGTGGTGGTTGAGGGACAAGACAGATGGAACAACAGCACTGATTGTgatcctctctccccctttgtCAAATCAGTCACTTCTCCAAATGGTTTCAAGATGTAAACCTTCATTCAGAACTTACCTCTCTTTGTGCAACTTCAAATGTCGGGCGAAGTTGGAGGTTGTAGCGTCTCCATCGGTAATCTTCAAGCCGCATGTTTTGCATACTGCAAAACGTTTTTTGTTGACCACCTCGTAGTTTTATACCCGAATGAAACTATCTTTGGCATCATTTTGTCTAGCTGGCATGTTGTTTGAAAGTTCCTCTTCATTGAATGTCCTGCAATTTGATTGGATTGACATTGTCTGATCAAAACAACATGGATCTAATTTGATTGGGCAAGGATCTGCCTCGAGGTAGCGCGGCCTcgaggtagcagccagccagagaagctccgcacac
Protein-coding sequences here:
- the LOC114444624 gene encoding GTPase IMAP family member 4-like, coding for MASKCAPLGKPDLRIVLVGKTGVGKSTTGNIILRGKVFKSTLSSSSVTAECQKETGEFEGQKLAVIDTPGLFDTETPEETVKQEIIRSICLCAPGPHVMLVVLQPSRFTEEEKQTVKILQKMFGEKSADYMMVLFTHGDDLEEEGVTIEAFIGQNKDLCDFVKQCHGGYHIFNNRNKKDPSQVRELLKKINEMIERNGGSCYTNEMFQEAERVIQEEKERLLRENQNMDAEEARRLAERHNSLMRDGAAIGAAIGMVGGPLGAAVGAAIGALVVAVKEKRCVIQ